The following DNA comes from Cedecea neteri.
TGTGGCAGTCTGTGCCGCACATATCGTTTGTTGTTAAGGAGTTGCCATGAGTATTGCGCGTATTAAACCCGAAGCCCGCTGGTCTGATGCGGTTATCCATAACCAGACCGTGTACTACACCGGCGTTCCGGAAAATCTGGATGCTGACGCCTACCAGCAGACGGCCAACACCCTGCAGCAAATCGACACCCTGCTGGCCGAACTCGGCAGCGACAAGACCCGCATTCTGGATGCAACGATTTTCCTGCCGGATGGCGAAGATTTTGCGGCGATGAATAAAGCGTGGGATGAGTGGGTCGTGGCGGGTAAAGCGCCGGTACGCTGCACCGTACAGGCTAAATTGATGAACCCGCGCTACAAAGTGGAAATCAAAATCATCGCGGCGGTGTAACGCTAAGTCGCTGAGGCCCGGCTAGTCCTGCGGGTCTTCTTCTTCGCCGT
Coding sequences within:
- a CDS encoding RidA family protein — its product is MSIARIKPEARWSDAVIHNQTVYYTGVPENLDADAYQQTANTLQQIDTLLAELGSDKTRILDATIFLPDGEDFAAMNKAWDEWVVAGKAPVRCTVQAKLMNPRYKVEIKIIAAV